One genomic segment of Acidobacteriota bacterium includes these proteins:
- a CDS encoding formylglycine-generating enzyme family protein, translating into MKTFAHYFGSQPPAIHGGELSKPWCPGETEMTSKKRLILIGLLLSACLIAVTTVIAQQRRKPRPATPPSSPPPAQSKPQDKHSVGDKICIDVWGDEGEFCGIIEEITPERYKVQITTVYAGRCPIFLFPRNECEILGATSCSGDRRIRLRGYKQQGEAGVGDYVWIPKYCDGYGAKLKEQRRIEEERNRLEAERASRLEAERRRAEEETRRTEEAKLEAEKVRIADSFAASLKNSTNSIGIEFVLIVPGAGSSNNLIQKPAKPFYMGKHEITQKQWREVMGNNPAHFIGDDLPVDSVSFNEAKEFCKQLSQMTGHEYRLPTENEWEYAAGTTGATAGDLNAVAWHDGNSSGKTHPVGQKRPNAFGLFDMYGNVWEWCEDSRYSSSTCSTCKPDRVQCGGSWYVSSGSFNSTLCRGNRPDDHNFYSGFRVVVSARIQ; encoded by the coding sequence ATGAAGACGTTCGCACATTATTTCGGCTCACAGCCACCAGCCATTCACGGTGGCGAACTCTCAAAACCTTGGTGCCCAGGAGAAACCGAAATGACCAGCAAAAAGCGCTTGATCCTCATCGGTCTGTTGTTGAGCGCGTGCCTGATAGCCGTGACAACCGTGATCGCGCAACAACGCCGCAAACCTCGCCCTGCAACCCCGCCATCATCGCCTCCTCCTGCTCAGAGCAAGCCGCAAGATAAGCACTCCGTCGGAGACAAAATTTGTATTGATGTTTGGGGTGACGAGGGTGAGTTTTGCGGCATCATTGAGGAAATTACACCTGAAAGATATAAAGTGCAGATAACGACTGTATATGCAGGTCGTTGCCCCATCTTTCTTTTTCCCAGAAATGAATGCGAAATATTGGGAGCAACTTCTTGTTCCGGCGATAGACGGATTCGTCTTCGGGGATACAAGCAACAAGGTGAGGCCGGTGTCGGTGACTATGTATGGATTCCGAAATACTGTGATGGGTATGGTGCAAAACTCAAAGAGCAGAGAAGAATTGAAGAAGAAAGAAATAGGCTTGAAGCAGAGAGGGCTAGTAGGCTAGAAGCAGAGAGAAGAAGGGCTGAAGAAGAAACAAGAAGGACTGAGGAAGCTAAACTTGAAGCTGAGAAAGTAAGGATTGCGGACTCATTTGCTGCATCGCTAAAAAATTCTACCAACTCTATCGGTATTGAATTTGTTTTGATTGTGCCTGGTGCTGGCAGTAGCAATAACTTAATTCAAAAGCCTGCTAAACCGTTTTATATGGGTAAGCATGAAATAACTCAGAAGCAATGGCGTGAGGTTATGGGCAATAACCCGGCCCATTTCATTGGTGACGATTTACCTGTTGATTCTGTATCATTTAATGAGGCCAAAGAGTTTTGCAAGCAGTTGTCACAGATGACTGGACATGAATACCGGCTGCCCACAGAAAACGAGTGGGAGTATGCTGCTGGAACAACCGGTGCAACCGCTGGCGATCTAAACGCTGTGGCTTGGCATGACGGCAACTCTAGCGGCAAAACACATCCGGTCGGGCAGAAGCGACCGAATGCGTTCGGACTTTTCGATATGTACGGTAATGTGTGGGAATGGTGTGAGGATTCCAGATATAGCTCCAGCACTTGCAGCACTTGCAAACCCGACCGGGTGCAGTGTGGAGGTTCTTGGTACGTCAGTTCAGGGAGCTTTAATTCCACCCTATGCCGCGGTAACAGACCTGACGATCACAACTTTTATAGCGGCTTTCGAGTGGTTGTTTCTGCGAGGATTCAGTAG
- the secA2 gene encoding accessory Sec system translocase SecA2 produces the protein MSTKTTWANRLRRWRGGGAIEDDLALYQPLLAAINQHGASLANATDDKLRTQAAALKARAQQGTTLDELLIETFALAREVAQRLLNMRPFDVQVLAALALQRGKLVELQTGEGKTLAAVLPACLQALGGRGVHVLTFNDYLARRDAAWMGPVYEFFGLRVAAIQAGMSNAERRAAYAADVTYATANEAGFDFLRMYLCRTPEEIAHRPFHYAIVDEADSLLIDEARVPLVIAGESPASETSPYRIAEAVRALQADQDWETDENKRNVSLTERGVERLEAALQCGNLHSADNGLLLTEIQQALHAFVLVRRDIDYIVRDQRLELVDEFTGRVVANRRWPDGLQAALEAKEGLPIQPGGRLYGSITLQHFLARYPKLSGMTATAQPAAEELEMFYKLKVVPIPPNRPCQRIDQPDLIFTHKEAKYQALFAEIRHAHQTGRPVLVGTQSVKESELLAARLAAAATPCQVLNAKNDEAEAAIIARAGAASAVTISTNMAGRGTDIRLGGPHEEDRARVVAAGGLYVIGTNRNESRRIDDQLRGRAGRQGDPGTSRFFVSLEDTLLVRFGIERLIPPKFMPAPQAAPLEHPAIRAEVERVQRIVEGQNFEIRKTLWHYSHLVEAQRRTLQDWRMNILTGTAELQLCAAHLPERYAELLTRVSPATLQEAERQITLYHLDQAWAVHLALVNDLREWVHLVGLGRQDPLVEFRNHITDAFRQLREQIETRIVETFVTVEITPDGINLDDAGLRGPSATWTYLINDRAMTELQQMLYGSLGMGGVALTWPLLAAWWLWRRLKKGKE, from the coding sequence ATGAGCACCAAAACAACCTGGGCCAATCGCTTACGCCGCTGGCGTGGTGGCGGCGCTATCGAAGACGACTTGGCGTTGTATCAACCACTCCTCGCCGCCATCAACCAACACGGCGCAAGCCTCGCCAACGCCACTGACGACAAGCTGCGCACACAGGCTGCCGCGTTGAAAGCACGCGCCCAACAAGGCACAACGCTTGACGAATTGCTAATCGAGACCTTCGCCCTGGCTCGTGAAGTCGCACAGCGCTTACTGAACATGCGCCCCTTTGACGTACAAGTGCTCGCCGCCCTCGCCTTGCAGCGCGGCAAACTCGTCGAATTGCAAACCGGCGAAGGCAAAACGCTGGCGGCGGTCTTGCCCGCCTGTTTACAGGCGCTAGGCGGACGCGGCGTGCACGTGTTGACCTTCAACGATTATTTGGCGCGGCGCGATGCGGCGTGGATGGGGCCGGTCTATGAATTCTTCGGCCTGCGCGTCGCCGCCATTCAAGCGGGCATGAGCAATGCTGAACGGCGCGCGGCGTATGCGGCGGATGTGACTTACGCCACGGCCAATGAAGCGGGCTTCGACTTTTTGCGTATGTATCTCTGCCGCACGCCGGAAGAAATTGCACACCGCCCGTTTCATTACGCCATCGTGGACGAAGCCGATTCGCTGCTGATTGACGAAGCGCGCGTGCCGCTGGTCATTGCGGGCGAGAGTCCGGCTTCGGAAACCAGCCCGTATCGTATCGCCGAGGCCGTGCGCGCATTGCAGGCCGATCAAGATTGGGAAACGGATGAAAACAAACGCAACGTCTCGCTGACCGAGCGCGGCGTTGAACGGCTCGAAGCCGCCTTGCAATGCGGCAATCTGCACAGCGCCGACAATGGATTGTTGTTGACCGAAATTCAACAAGCCTTGCACGCGTTTGTGCTGGTGCGGCGCGACATTGATTACATCGTGCGCGACCAGCGCCTCGAACTGGTGGACGAATTCACCGGGCGTGTTGTCGCCAATCGCCGCTGGCCCGACGGCTTACAAGCGGCGCTCGAAGCCAAAGAAGGTTTGCCGATACAACCCGGCGGACGGCTTTACGGTTCGATCACGCTGCAACATTTCCTCGCGCGCTACCCCAAACTCAGCGGCATGACCGCCACCGCGCAACCTGCCGCCGAAGAGTTGGAAATGTTCTACAAACTAAAAGTCGTCCCGATTCCACCCAATCGCCCTTGCCAGCGCATTGATCAGCCCGATCTGATCTTCACGCACAAAGAAGCGAAATATCAGGCGCTGTTTGCTGAAATCCGACACGCCCATCAAACCGGTCGCCCCGTGCTGGTCGGCACTCAAAGCGTAAAGGAATCCGAACTGCTTGCCGCGCGCCTGGCCGCCGCCGCCACCCCTTGCCAAGTGCTCAACGCCAAAAACGACGAAGCCGAAGCCGCCATCATCGCCCGCGCCGGGGCCGCCAGCGCAGTCACCATCTCGACCAACATGGCCGGACGCGGCACCGACATCCGCCTGGGCGGCCCGCACGAAGAAGACCGCGCCCGCGTCGTCGCCGCCGGTGGCCTTTACGTCATCGGCACCAACCGCAACGAGAGCCGCCGCATTGACGATCAATTGCGCGGACGCGCCGGACGCCAAGGCGACCCCGGCACCTCGCGGTTTTTCGTCAGCCTGGAAGACACCTTACTCGTGCGCTTCGGCATTGAGCGGCTGATCCCGCCGAAATTCATGCCTGCGCCCCAGGCCGCACCGCTCGAACACCCAGCCATCCGCGCCGAAGTCGAACGCGTCCAACGCATCGTCGAAGGGCAAAACTTCGAGATTCGCAAAACCCTCTGGCATTACTCCCACCTCGTCGAAGCGCAACGCCGCACCCTGCAAGACTGGCGCATGAACATCCTGACCGGCACGGCTGAATTGCAGCTTTGCGCCGCGCATCTGCCCGAACGTTACGCCGAACTGCTTACCCGCGTCAGCCCCGCGACCTTACAAGAAGCCGAACGCCAGATCACCCTGTACCACCTCGATCAAGCCTGGGCCGTACATCTGGCCCTGGTCAACGACCTGCGTGAATGGGTTCACCTCGTCGGCCTCGGACGCCAAGACCCGCTGGTCGAGTTTCGCAACCACATCACCGACGCCTTCCGCCAACTGCGCGAACAGATCGAAACCCGCATCGTCGAGACGTTTGTGACAGTCGAGATTACGCCAGACGGCATCAACTTGGACGACGCGGGCTTGCGCGGCCCCTCTGCAACGTGGACGTATCTGATCAATGACCGCGCCATGACTGAATTGCAGCAGATGCTGTACGGTTCTTTAGGGATGGGCGGCGTGGCGCTGACGTGGCCGTTATTAGCGGCGTGGTGGTTGTGGCGGCGGTTGAAGAAGGGCAAGGAGTGA
- a CDS encoding SAM-dependent methyltransferase: MRQDYSRTAEGMAVLRALEQHQPAARRILNDPYAKEFIFNPAFRFLALVPWHARGVSFALQFWAPGGQEFLTIRARLVDELAVEQVAQGINQIVLLGAGFDTLAWRQREALRQVTIYEVDHPATQRAKRRVSERIGQPGNLRFVAVDFERDDFVAKLREAGFDATRPAFIIWVGVSYYLTAKAVADTLQRIATISQPGTKLVWDYMLAEVVDGTSHNLEALDKARRAARLGEPWLFGLEPAKFGEYVAQFGLKLLHDYESAELRARYCPQRQMPMNYVRIAVCESA; encoded by the coding sequence ATGAGACAGGATTACAGCCGCACCGCCGAAGGCATGGCCGTGCTGCGCGCCTTGGAACAGCATCAACCGGCGGCACGACGCATACTCAACGATCCCTACGCCAAAGAGTTCATCTTCAATCCGGCCTTTCGCTTCTTGGCCTTGGTGCCCTGGCACGCGCGCGGCGTCTCGTTCGCGCTGCAATTTTGGGCGCCCGGCGGGCAGGAGTTCCTGACGATTCGCGCGCGTCTGGTGGATGAATTGGCCGTTGAACAGGTGGCGCAAGGCATCAACCAAATTGTCTTGCTGGGCGCGGGTTTTGACACGCTGGCGTGGCGGCAGCGCGAGGCATTGCGCCAGGTGACAATTTATGAAGTTGACCATCCGGCCACGCAACGCGCCAAACGCCGCGTCAGCGAACGCATCGGCCAGCCCGGCAATTTGCGTTTTGTGGCGGTGGATTTTGAGCGCGATGATTTTGTCGCCAAGCTGCGCGAAGCCGGCTTCGACGCCACGCGCCCTGCGTTCATCATCTGGGTCGGCGTTTCGTATTACCTGACCGCAAAAGCTGTCGCTGACACGTTGCAGCGCATCGCGACGATCAGTCAGCCGGGGACGAAACTGGTCTGGGATTACATGCTGGCCGAAGTGGTGGACGGCACTTCGCACAACCTGGAAGCGCTCGACAAAGCGCGGCGCGCAGCCCGCCTGGGTGAACCCTGGCTGTTCGGCCTCGAGCCTGCCAAGTTCGGAGAGTACGTGGCGCAATTTGGTTTGAAGCTGCTGCACGATTACGAATCGGCGGAATTGCGCGCGCGGTATTGTCCGCAACGCCAAATGCCGATGAATTATGTGCGGATTGCGGTATGTGAATCAGCCTAG
- a CDS encoding N-6 DNA methylase — MVETAPKSLGSIYTPSDFAKLLTDWAVQKKHYQVLDVGVGEGVFTFAAHRRLMQLGASSFAAQKQVHGAEIDRPTFERFLRLSSEAKLSFPNVRSADYFKIDFPMVGAVIGNPPYVRRACIDDVEDIREVIFQQAGSPQLSGLSRLADLYVYFLLRAATQLKPGGRLAVITADSWLNARYGTVLKDYLKENFKIECLMSFDRHIFAAEVKPVLLFATKKEASHPKTEPIRFIRVKNGLPASQVLRVVEQPQIGLSDVFVSPIKHGELEVKNPWGMYLKAPQLCDELAAHQLMSPLSKLGKTGIGIQTLAKEFFVLSPDRVQELGVEPEFLVPLAQSSRYHSTPCIEPDSSPLSYLFYCARSKAKLVGTSALSYIKRGEKAVVPVRGKGKTVIGYHLKERIKRACRPRWYDLRSSLEQRERAEILIPRLINRKYQVVWNRARFVHGELFIGFTPHREQGIAPEVYLAVLTSSLTEFLLRATAQLYGGGTYNVSPGKIGDLPVPDVTRFTQLQRETIKDAYLTYLSDKRHNREHLDRTLFDILGFSSDTNQGLKSALQDLIALGQSPKRSVKAES, encoded by the coding sequence TTGGTTGAAACAGCCCCAAAGAGTCTGGGATCAATCTACACACCATCTGATTTTGCCAAGTTGCTCACGGACTGGGCCGTGCAAAAGAAACACTATCAAGTTTTAGATGTAGGTGTTGGCGAAGGTGTTTTTACCTTTGCGGCACATCGTCGCCTGATGCAACTAGGTGCCTCTTCTTTTGCCGCACAAAAACAAGTGCATGGAGCCGAGATTGACAGGCCAACATTTGAGAGATTTCTGAGGCTAAGTTCGGAAGCGAAGCTCTCTTTCCCTAACGTTCGCTCTGCCGACTATTTCAAGATAGATTTCCCAATGGTGGGGGCTGTAATCGGAAACCCTCCTTACGTGCGTCGTGCCTGTATTGACGATGTTGAAGACATTCGAGAAGTGATTTTTCAGCAGGCTGGATCGCCGCAGCTAAGCGGCCTTTCGCGATTGGCGGACCTTTATGTTTATTTTCTTTTGCGGGCTGCCACTCAACTAAAGCCGGGAGGCCGGCTAGCGGTCATTACGGCGGACTCTTGGTTGAACGCTCGCTATGGCACTGTGCTGAAAGATTATCTGAAGGAAAACTTCAAGATTGAATGCTTGATGAGTTTTGACCGGCATATCTTTGCCGCAGAAGTGAAACCTGTACTGCTCTTTGCTACGAAAAAAGAGGCTTCGCACCCGAAAACAGAGCCAATTCGCTTTATACGTGTTAAAAATGGACTTCCGGCTTCTCAAGTATTACGTGTTGTTGAGCAGCCACAAATAGGCTTGTCCGACGTGTTCGTTTCTCCGATTAAACATGGCGAGTTGGAAGTCAAAAATCCTTGGGGTATGTATCTGAAAGCCCCCCAACTGTGTGATGAGTTGGCGGCTCACCAACTCATGTCGCCGCTCTCCAAATTAGGCAAGACTGGTATCGGTATTCAGACACTAGCCAAAGAATTTTTTGTCCTTTCGCCAGACCGGGTGCAAGAATTAGGGGTCGAACCTGAATTTCTGGTACCACTCGCCCAATCTTCACGCTACCACAGTACTCCTTGCATCGAGCCTGACAGTAGCCCGCTTAGCTATCTGTTTTACTGTGCGAGAAGCAAAGCTAAGTTGGTAGGAACGTCCGCACTCAGTTACATCAAGCGAGGTGAAAAGGCGGTTGTGCCTGTCCGAGGTAAAGGTAAAACTGTTATTGGTTATCACCTGAAAGAGCGGATCAAACGCGCCTGCCGCCCACGCTGGTATGATCTGCGCTCGTCTTTGGAACAACGCGAACGCGCTGAGATACTGATTCCGCGTTTGATTAACCGAAAGTATCAGGTTGTGTGGAATCGCGCCCGGTTTGTGCATGGTGAACTCTTCATCGGTTTTACACCTCATAGGGAGCAAGGGATTGCACCTGAAGTCTACTTAGCAGTTCTGACCAGTTCTCTGACAGAGTTCTTGCTGCGGGCCACTGCTCAGCTTTATGGTGGCGGTACTTACAATGTCAGTCCTGGCAAAATTGGCGACTTGCCTGTTCCAGACGTGACAAGATTTACTCAATTACAGCGTGAGACCATCAAGGATGCATATCTTACTTACCTGTCGGATAAGCGGCACAACCGAGAACACCTTGATCGCACATTGTTCGACATCTTGGGATTTTCCTCTGACACTAACCAAGGATTGAAAAGTGCTCTTCAAGATTTGATTGCACTTGGGCAATCGCCCAAACGCTCAGTCAAAGCAGAAAGTTGA